Proteins encoded together in one Amblyraja radiata isolate CabotCenter1 chromosome 11, sAmbRad1.1.pri, whole genome shotgun sequence window:
- the LOC116978425 gene encoding tubulin alpha chain-like yields MPSDKTIGGGDDSFNTFFSETGAGKHVPRAVFLDLEPTVIDEVRTGTYRQLFHPEQLITGKEDAANNYARGHCSIGKEIVDLVLDRIRKLADQCTGLQGFLIFHSFGGGTGSGFTSLLMERLSVDYGKKSKLEFSVYPAPQISTAVVEPYNAVLVTHCTLEHSDCCFMLDNEAIYDICRRNLDIERPTYTNLNRLLGQVVSSITASLRFDGALNVDLLELQTNLVPYPRIHFPLVTYAPLISAEKAYHEQLSVSEITNACFEPANQMLKCDPRQGKYMACCMMYRGDVVPKDVNASIATIKTKRSIQFVDWCPTGFKIGINYQPPTVVPGGDLAKVQRAVCMLSNTTAVSMAWTRMNLKFDKMYAKRAFVHWYVGEGLEEGEFQDAREDMASLEKDYEEVGIDSADLDRKAEEEE; encoded by the exons ATGCCGAGCGACAAGACCATCGGGGGCGGCGACGACTCCTTCAACACCTTCTTCAGCGAGACGGGGGCGGGCAAGCACGTCCCCCGGGCCGTGTTCCTTGATCTGGAGCCCACGGTGATCG ATGAAGTACGGACAGGCACATACCGGCAGCTCTTCCACCCCGAACAGCTCATCACCGGCAAGGAGGACGCGGCCAACAACTATGCCCGGGGCCACTGCTCCATCGGCAAGGAGATCGTGGACCTGGTCCTGGATCGCATCCGGAAGCTG GCCGACCAGTGCACCGGACTGCAGGGGTTCCTCATCTTCCATAgtttcggcggcggcaccggctcgggcttcacctccctcctcatggAGAGACTCTCCGTCGACTACGGCAAGAAATCCAAGCTGGAGTTTTCCGTCTACCCGGCGCCGCAGATCTCCACGGCTGTGGTCGAGCCCTACAACGCGGTGCTGGTCACCCACTGCACCCTGGAGCACTCCGACTGCTGCTTCATGCTGGACAACGAGGCTATTTACGACATCTGCCGGCGGAACCTGGACATCGAGCGCCCCACCTACACCAACCTCAACCGCCTGCTGGGGCAGGTAGTGTCGTCCATCACCGCCTCGCTGCGCTTCGACGGCGCCCTCAACGTTGACCTGCTCGAGCTCCAGACCAACCTGGTCCCCTACCCGCGCATTCACTTCCCACTGGTGACCTACGCGCCCCTGATCTCGGCTGAGAAGGCTTACCACGAGCAACTGTCCGTGTCGGAGATCACCAACGCCTGTTTCGAGCCGGCCAACCAGATGCTCAAGTGCGACCCCCGCCAGGGCAAATACATGGCGTGCTGCATGAtgtaccgcggggacgtggtgccCAAGGACGTCAACGCCTCCATCGCCACCATCAAGACCAAGCGCTCCATCCAGTTCGTGGACTGGTGCCCGACCGGGTTCAAG ATAGGCATCAACTACCAGCCCCCGACGGTGGTGCCAGGGGGCGACCTGGCCAAGGTGCAACGAGCCGTCTGCATGCTGAGCAACACCACCGCCGTCTCCATGGCCTGGACCCGCATGAACCTCAAGTTCGACAAAATGTACGCCAAGCGGGCCTTTGTCCACTGGTACGTGGGAGAGGGTCTGGAGGAAGGAGAATTCCAGGACGCGCGGGAAGACATGGCGTCGCTGGAGAAGGACTACGAGGAAGTGGGCATCGATTCGGCGGATCTGGACAGGAAGGCGGAAGAGGAAGAGTGA
- the LOC116978424 gene encoding tubulin alpha chain-like, whose translation MWPRILWCDTRSENQSAFPLPLSPRSTPTLRSLAANHSAAGVYGTFYRAMYQRDSFGECDTLSVARECISIHIGQGGVQLGNACWELYCLEHGIQPDGQMPSDKTIGDGDDSFNTFFSETGAGKHVPRGVFIDLEPAVIDEVRTGTYRQPFHPEQLITGKEDAANNYARGHCSIGKEIVDLVWTNINRLLGQVVSSITASLRFHGPLKVDLLAFQTNLVPFQRIHFLLVTYAPLISAEKAYHEQLSVSEITNACFEAANQMLKSDPRQGKYMACCMLYRGDVVPKDVNASIATIKTKRSIQFVDWCPTGFKVGINYQPPTVVPGGDLAKVQRAVCMLSNTTAVSLAWTRMNLKFDKMYAKRAFVHWYVGERLEEGEFQDAREDMASLEKDYEEVGIDSADLDKKAEEEE comes from the exons ATGTGGCCGCGAATCCTCTGGTGCGACACTCGATCTGAGAACCAATCGGCGTTCCCTTTGCCATTGTCTCCGCGTTCCACACCGACGCTTCGTTCACTGGCAGCCAATCACAGCGCGGCCGGGGTGTATGGAACGTTCTATCGGGCCATGTATCAAAGGGACTCGTTCGGCGAATGCGACACATTGTCTGTAGCT CGTGAGTGTATCTCCATCCACATCGGCCAGGGCGGAGTCCAGCTCGGCAACGCTTGCTGGGAGCTGTATTGCCTGGAGCACGGGATCCAGCCGGATGGACAGATGCCCAGCGACAAGACCATTGGAGACGGCGACGACTCCTTCAACACCTTCTTCAGCGAGACGGGGGCGGGCAAGCATGTTCCGCGCGGCGTGTTTATAGATCTGGAGCCCGCGGTGATCG ATGAGGTGCGGACCGGCACCTACCGGCAGCCCTTCCACCCCGAGCAACTCATCACCGGCAAGGAGGACGCGGCCAATAACTACGCCCGGGGCCATTGCTCAATCGGCAAGGAGATCGTGGACCTGGTCTGG ACCAACATCAACCGCCTGCTGGGGCAGGTAGTGTCGTCCATCACCGCCTCGCTGCGCTTTCACGGCCCCCTCAAAGTTGACCTGCTCGCGTTCCAGACCAACCTGGTCCCCTTCCAGCGCATTCACTTCCTGCTGGTGACCTACGCGCCTCTGATCTCGGCCGAGAAGGCTTACCACGAGCAACTGTCCGTGTCGGAGATCACCAACGCCTGCTTCGAGGCGGCCAACCAGATGCTCAAGAGCGACCCCCGCCAGGGCAAATACATGGCGTGCTGCATGCtgtaccgcggggacgtggtgccCAAGGACGTCAACGCCTCCATTGCCACCATCAAGACCAAGCGCTCTATCCAGTTCGTGGACTGGTGTCCGACCGGGTTCAAG GTGGGCATCAACTACCAGCCCCCGACAGTGGTGCCTGGGGGCGATCTGGCCAAGGTGCAACGCGCCGTCTGCATGCTGAGCAACACCACCGCCGTCTCCCTGGCTTGGACCCGCATGAACCTCAAGTTCGACAAGATGTACGCCAAGCGGGCCTTTGTCCACTGGTACGTGGGAGAGCGGCTGGAGGAAGGGGAGTTCCAGGACGCGAGGGAGGACATGGCGTCGTTGGAGAAGGACTACGAAGAAGTGGGTATCGATTCGGCGGATCTGGACAAGAAGGCCGAAGAGGAAGAGTGA